In Phormidium yuhuli AB48, one genomic interval encodes:
- a CDS encoding WD40 repeat domain-containing protein, giving the protein MSRLNQYSLKQERRGQLQEYGTALAWTPDGQRLAMASAAGEIVLIALDGSPQQVLQEADGQSIDVLAISHDGQFLAAGGQTGTLLIWRLGESPELVTCLDNPKTWLEHLAWHPQRNELAMGLGPYVQVWDAEAAEVVTTLMFESSSVLDLAWHPDGTHLAAGGHQGIKVWTSQDWDEDPQLYEIPAASVCLAWSGNGEYLASGNMDRTLVVWAQGNPYPWRMQGFPAKVRQLAWSEFWLGEAPLLAASSREGIVIWDKYQDDDQGWNPQLLELHKGPVRAIAFQPQTQLLASASEDGSICLWEDAAEVVQLLDGAEAGFSALAWNPGGTALAALGEAGDWLVWTQGEGRKGFLKDIFGN; this is encoded by the coding sequence ATGTCTCGTCTAAACCAATATTCCCTAAAACAAGAGCGTCGGGGCCAGTTGCAGGAATATGGAACCGCCCTCGCTTGGACTCCCGACGGCCAGCGGCTGGCTATGGCTTCGGCGGCCGGCGAGATTGTGCTGATTGCCCTTGATGGGAGTCCCCAACAGGTGTTACAGGAAGCCGATGGGCAATCGATTGATGTCCTGGCTATCTCCCATGATGGACAATTTCTCGCTGCCGGAGGCCAAACGGGAACGCTCCTGATTTGGCGATTGGGGGAGTCTCCCGAGTTAGTCACCTGCTTGGACAATCCGAAAACTTGGCTGGAGCATCTGGCCTGGCATCCTCAGCGTAATGAATTAGCCATGGGGTTAGGCCCCTATGTGCAAGTCTGGGATGCTGAGGCGGCGGAGGTGGTGACTACCCTGATGTTTGAATCCTCCTCGGTGTTGGATTTAGCCTGGCATCCTGACGGGACTCACTTAGCGGCGGGGGGTCATCAGGGGATTAAAGTCTGGACTAGCCAGGATTGGGATGAAGACCCTCAACTCTATGAAATTCCGGCAGCGAGTGTCTGTCTGGCTTGGTCAGGTAATGGGGAATACCTGGCATCCGGGAATATGGATCGCACCCTGGTAGTTTGGGCCCAGGGCAATCCCTATCCTTGGCGAATGCAAGGCTTCCCGGCTAAGGTGCGTCAGTTAGCCTGGTCTGAGTTTTGGTTGGGGGAAGCACCTCTGTTGGCTGCCAGCAGTCGTGAGGGGATTGTCATCTGGGACAAATATCAGGATGATGACCAGGGTTGGAATCCCCAACTGTTGGAGTTGCACAAGGGTCCGGTGAGGGCGATCGCCTTTCAGCCTCAAACTCAACTTTTAGCCTCGGCTTCTGAAGATGGTTCGATTTGTCTATGGGAAGATGCAGCGGAGGTGGTGCAACTCCTGGATGGGGCGGAGGCTGGGTTTTCGGCGTTGGCTTGGAACCCCGGTGGAACAGCGTTAGCTGCCCTGGGGGAAGCCGGAGACTGGCTCGTTTGGACTCAGGGCGAGGGCCGGAAAGGATTTCTTAAGGATATTTTTGGGAATTAA
- a CDS encoding metal ABC transporter solute-binding protein, Zn/Mn family, protein MKSFLPLQQLMGVSRRAARPLCAIAASVTLVGLGGCAAESEDPTQAALGDGETEELRVMTTFMPITQFTKAVAGDRADVVQLLPLGVDPHDYQARPAEVQALGEADVLVKNGLEMEFFLDSLIANAENPDLLIIDTSEGVALLSNEETGGHHHHHDHDHDHGHDHDHDHGHSHDHDHDHDHDHGHSHDHDHDHDHDHGHSHDHGDGHHHHHHGEYNPHIWLDPQRAIQQVENIRDGLISADPDGEPEYTANAAAFIDQLRDLDEEISDALAPFAGGTFVVFHDFAPYFAERYNLETDFLVDVPASNPSPGDVQRIADQVAQTNLKTLLAEPQAGEDTFAALAGDLGVNVSIFSPMEIATRPEDLQPDAYLRMMRQNLANLKEAFGASAQSWWYLEVPELAVASH, encoded by the coding sequence ATGAAGAGTTTTCTTCCCTTACAACAGCTGATGGGCGTATCCCGCCGAGCCGCTCGTCCCCTCTGTGCGATCGCCGCCTCGGTGACGCTCGTGGGGCTGGGGGGCTGTGCGGCAGAGTCAGAAGACCCGACCCAAGCCGCTTTGGGCGACGGGGAGACTGAAGAATTACGGGTCATGACCACCTTTATGCCCATCACTCAGTTTACGAAAGCCGTGGCGGGCGATCGCGCTGACGTGGTGCAACTGTTACCCCTTGGGGTCGATCCTCACGACTATCAAGCCCGGCCCGCCGAAGTACAAGCCTTGGGCGAAGCCGATGTGTTGGTGAAAAATGGTCTGGAAATGGAATTCTTCCTGGACAGCCTCATTGCGAACGCCGAAAACCCAGATTTACTGATTATTGACACCAGTGAAGGGGTCGCCCTTCTCTCCAATGAGGAAACTGGGGGTCATCATCACCATCATGACCATGACCATGACCATGGCCACGACCACGACCACGACCATGGCCATAGCCACGACCATGACCATGACCATGACCATGACCATGGCCATAGCCACGACCACGACCATGACCATGACCATGACCATGGCCATAGCCATGACCATGGCGATGGACATCATCATCACCATCATGGAGAATATAACCCTCACATCTGGCTCGATCCCCAACGAGCTATCCAACAGGTGGAAAATATCCGTGACGGCTTAATCTCCGCTGACCCAGATGGGGAACCGGAGTACACCGCCAACGCCGCCGCCTTTATTGATCAATTGCGGGATCTTGATGAAGAAATCAGTGACGCCTTAGCCCCCTTCGCGGGAGGGACGTTTGTCGTCTTTCATGACTTTGCCCCCTACTTTGCTGAGCGCTACAATTTGGAAACTGATTTCCTCGTGGACGTGCCGGCCTCCAACCCGTCTCCGGGAGATGTCCAACGAATTGCGGACCAAGTGGCTCAAACCAACCTCAAGACTCTCTTAGCTGAACCCCAAGCAGGAGAAGATACCTTTGCGGCGTTAGCCGGAGATTTAGGCGTCAACGTTAGCATTTTTAGCCCCATGGAGATTGCCACCCGTCCCGAAGATTTGCAACCGGACGCCTACCTAAGGATGATGCGGCAGAACCTGGCAAATCTCAAAGAGGCGTTTGGTGCTTCTGCTCAATCTTGGTGGTATCTTGAAGTCCCAGAACTTGCTGTAGCAAGTCATTAA
- a CDS encoding metal ABC transporter ATP-binding protein has translation MTVNNLTVYREHYLAVRDVSFSLEAGTDTAIVGPNGAGKSTLVQALLGILPRKAGEIFILGQPLSRRGRLPSVVREQIAYLPQNFLFDRRIPITVEELVELGWESPGIRLPWLGGRQRFQQVRQALARVDGAHLRSHSISSLSGGEMKRVLLAYCLVRPRSLLILDEAPAGLDIQSESEFYQLLYQLKQEQGWAILQVSHDLEMVRRHCDRVLCLNRTLRCEGIPEVALSPENLVAAYGSDRTPYHHSHY, from the coding sequence ATGACCGTTAATAACCTAACGGTGTATCGTGAACACTATTTGGCGGTGCGGGACGTCTCATTTTCTCTTGAGGCGGGAACCGATACAGCCATTGTCGGACCAAATGGTGCTGGCAAAAGTACCCTAGTTCAGGCCCTTTTGGGAATTTTGCCTCGTAAGGCGGGGGAGATTTTCATCTTAGGGCAACCCTTAAGCCGTCGGGGTCGTCTTCCCTCCGTTGTCCGGGAGCAAATTGCCTATCTTCCCCAAAATTTTCTCTTTGATCGCCGGATTCCGATCACCGTCGAGGAGTTAGTGGAGTTAGGTTGGGAGTCCCCGGGAATCCGTTTGCCTTGGCTGGGGGGACGACAACGATTTCAGCAAGTCCGTCAAGCCTTAGCGCGGGTGGATGGGGCCCATTTGCGATCGCACTCCATTAGCAGCCTCTCCGGTGGAGAAATGAAGCGGGTTCTCTTGGCCTACTGTTTGGTACGTCCCCGCAGTCTCTTAATTTTAGATGAAGCACCGGCGGGGTTAGATATTCAAAGTGAGTCAGAGTTTTATCAGCTTCTGTATCAGTTGAAACAAGAACAAGGTTGGGCAATTTTGCAAGTTTCCCATGACTTGGAAATGGTACGCCGACATTGCGATCGCGTCCTTTGTTTGAATCGAACCTTGCGCTGTGAAGGGATTCCTGAAGTCGCATTATCTCCAGAAAACCTGGTGGCAGCCTATGGGAGCGATCGCACCCCCTATCATCATTCTCATTACTAA
- a CDS encoding metal ABC transporter permease: protein MSLTAELARVGDLFQLPFMQRALMGGVLTGMTGGLLGSFAVLRQLSFFSDTLGHSALLGISLGVLFGLNPTVVLLPFAVIFALGVSYLLEKTKLWTDALLNIVYSASLAIAIILLSFVGRYTGGLNNLLFGDILGVRPGDLVFSALLLVACILFVGLTLRTQMLVTLHEELAIARGISVARHRMVFTTLLALVVGISIKAIGVLLISAFVVIPACTAQLLTGNFSRYIIISTIIGALSAVGGMLISAFWDLPSGPSIVVTQLSLFLMATSVPLARRVVA, encoded by the coding sequence ATGTCTTTGACTGCTGAACTGGCTCGTGTCGGTGATTTATTTCAACTTCCCTTCATGCAACGGGCATTGATGGGCGGAGTTCTGACAGGGATGACTGGGGGACTCCTCGGAAGTTTTGCTGTCCTGCGACAACTCTCTTTTTTTAGTGATACCTTGGGACATTCGGCGCTTTTGGGCATTAGTCTAGGTGTCTTATTCGGGCTTAATCCTACCGTTGTCTTGCTGCCCTTTGCCGTTATCTTTGCCCTGGGAGTCTCTTATCTATTAGAAAAAACTAAACTTTGGACAGATGCTTTATTAAATATTGTCTATTCTGCATCCTTGGCGATCGCCATCATTCTTCTGAGTTTTGTTGGTCGATATACCGGGGGTTTAAATAATCTTTTATTTGGGGACATTTTAGGAGTGCGTCCAGGAGATTTAGTCTTTAGTGCCCTTCTCCTCGTGGCTTGTATTTTGTTCGTGGGGTTGACCCTCCGAACTCAAATGCTGGTCACCCTCCATGAAGAATTAGCCATCGCTCGGGGAATTTCTGTCGCCCGACATCGGATGGTATTCACCACCTTGTTAGCCTTAGTGGTGGGAATTTCCATCAAGGCGATCGGTGTTTTACTCATTAGCGCCTTTGTGGTGATCCCCGCTTGTACTGCCCAGCTTCTCACCGGAAACTTCAGCCGCTATATTATCATCTCAACAATTATTGGTGCCTTGAGTGCCGTCGGAGGAATGCTCATTTCCGCCTTTTGGGATTTGCCCTCGGGTCCGAGCATTGTCGTCACACAGCTGAGCTTATTTTTGATGGCGACTTCCGTTCCTTTGGCACGGCGAGTTGTCGCGTAG
- a CDS encoding cation diffusion facilitator family transporter: MVVDHRPQVQRVLLVTLGLNLLVVAVKASLGWWTGSLSLVADALHSMTDGASNVLGLVTSRLSSPDPDREHPYGHQKFEAIGALGIAAFLGAAFFEIVRGVFERLSDQENPVTISPLVLWLMLLVLGVNIFVTYYERRVGLRIGSKILIADAHHTMSDVWITITVMLGLIGVWLGYPQLDIILAVPVAGLVFHSGWQVLRENLPWLIDEMAIAPEAIYSLVMEVPGVINCHKIASRGLIGRQLFVEMHVVVAAEDLATAHQITEEIETRLEERFAPIRLTIHMEPPNYQSDQITYGPQHQESLGKIE, from the coding sequence ATGGTTGTTGATCATCGCCCCCAAGTCCAGCGTGTTTTACTGGTCACCCTCGGGTTAAACCTGTTGGTGGTCGCCGTTAAGGCGAGTTTAGGCTGGTGGACGGGGTCTCTGAGTTTGGTAGCTGATGCGCTCCACAGTATGACGGATGGGGCCAGTAACGTTCTCGGGTTAGTGACGAGTCGGTTATCCTCCCCGGACCCCGATCGGGAACATCCCTATGGACATCAAAAGTTTGAGGCCATAGGGGCCCTGGGAATCGCGGCATTTCTTGGGGCGGCGTTTTTCGAGATTGTTAGGGGGGTGTTCGAGCGTCTGTCGGATCAGGAAAATCCTGTGACCATCTCCCCCCTCGTGCTATGGCTGATGCTGCTGGTGTTAGGGGTGAATATCTTTGTCACCTATTATGAGCGACGGGTGGGATTGAGGATCGGCAGCAAGATCCTGATTGCCGATGCTCACCATACGATGAGTGATGTCTGGATTACGATTACGGTCATGCTCGGGCTGATTGGGGTTTGGTTGGGGTATCCCCAGTTAGATATTATTCTAGCGGTTCCGGTGGCGGGGTTGGTGTTTCACAGCGGTTGGCAGGTGTTACGGGAGAATCTACCCTGGTTGATTGATGAGATGGCGATCGCCCCGGAAGCCATCTATAGCCTTGTCATGGAGGTTCCTGGAGTCATCAACTGTCATAAGATCGCCTCCCGTGGTTTGATTGGTCGCCAGTTGTTTGTGGAGATGCACGTGGTGGTGGCTGCTGAAGACTTGGCTACGGCCCATCAAATTACTGAGGAGATTGAGACCCGATTAGAGGAGCGGTTTGCCCCGATTCGCCTGACGATTCACATGGAACCCCCTAATTATCAATCTGACCAGATTACGTATGGCCCTCAACATCAGGAAAGTTTAGGAAAAATTGAATGA